A single region of the Trichocoleus desertorum ATA4-8-CV12 genome encodes:
- the dapB gene encoding 4-hydroxy-tetrahydrodipicolinate reductase codes for MTSQLPIPVVVNGAAGKMGREVVKAVAQATDMTLIGAVDRNPKYMGQDVGEVAGCGPLEVPILSEFEPVLAMAGQEKQLGVMVDFTHPDGVYDNIRAAIAYGVRPVVGTTGFSPTQIQELAKFADKASTGCLIIPNFSIGMVLLQQAAIQASQYFDHVEIIELHHNQKADAPSGTALQTAQMLAELGKTFNSPTVEETEKISGAKGALADEGIRIHSVRLPGLIAHQEVIFGAAGQIYTLRHDTSDRACYMPGVLLSIRKVIQLKSLVYGLEKIL; via the coding sequence ATGACAAGTCAACTTCCCATTCCGGTTGTGGTGAATGGAGCTGCGGGCAAAATGGGTCGCGAAGTCGTGAAGGCGGTTGCTCAAGCAACGGATATGACTCTCATCGGTGCGGTCGATCGCAATCCCAAATACATGGGTCAAGATGTGGGGGAAGTGGCTGGATGCGGTCCTTTAGAAGTGCCAATCCTGAGTGAATTCGAGCCAGTCCTGGCGATGGCAGGCCAAGAGAAACAACTAGGGGTGATGGTCGATTTTACGCATCCCGATGGTGTGTATGACAATATTAGAGCGGCGATCGCTTACGGCGTACGTCCTGTGGTGGGCACAACTGGCTTCAGCCCAACTCAGATTCAAGAGTTAGCCAAATTTGCTGACAAAGCGAGTACTGGATGCCTGATCATCCCTAATTTCTCCATCGGCATGGTGTTGCTGCAACAAGCGGCCATTCAAGCTTCTCAATATTTTGATCACGTCGAAATTATTGAGCTGCACCACAACCAAAAAGCAGATGCTCCGAGCGGGACAGCGCTACAAACGGCACAAATGCTAGCAGAACTCGGCAAAACGTTTAACTCACCAACTGTTGAAGAAACCGAAAAAATATCCGGAGCGAAAGGAGCCTTAGCCGATGAAGGAATTCGCATTCATAGTGTACGCTTGCCCGGTTTAATTGCTCATCAAGAAGTCATTTTTGGTGCGGCTGGACAAATTTACACCCTGCGGCACGATACGAGCGATCGCGCTTGCTACATGCCAGGAGTGCTGCTCTCAATCCGTAAAGTGATT
- a CDS encoding protein kinase, translating to MVSQFLSAALGQRSLFWFWPEWGEILWIVGCSVVGALLAWQIRHPLHLGVVCTVAVGGIFLVCWVGFTRSAWIPFVAPAIALVGTSSGLIAYFAYRSDQERKTIAQQAEDQEKTIALLKTFLSSATPTYTSRGDSTLGDTTLMPTQSTRRSVTTYVPTSSTKPHEVTEADTQTFLDQHAADATESQVSDRSRFLLSRRYKIDRILASGGFSLTYLAQDTQRPGNPICAVKHLVPARSDARFLQTARRLFQTEAEILEKLGKHDQIPQLLASFEENAEFYLVEEFIEGHPLAEELPSGTQLSEAQVVELLKRILEVLAFLHERHVIHRDLKPSNIMRRQLDQQLVLIDFGAVKQMQPQDYRTSDGNAPDEGFTVAIGTRGYAPPEQLAGYPGLSSDVYALGMIAIQALTGRMPYQLSPNPETGTVIWRESVQVSEQFAAILDRMVCYYFNERYQSAGEVLRDLKALET from the coding sequence ATGGTGAGCCAATTTCTTAGTGCTGCTTTAGGCCAGCGATCGCTTTTTTGGTTTTGGCCAGAGTGGGGAGAAATATTGTGGATTGTCGGCTGTTCGGTGGTGGGAGCGTTACTAGCTTGGCAGATTCGGCATCCTCTCCACCTCGGCGTTGTTTGCACTGTGGCAGTCGGGGGGATATTTCTTGTTTGTTGGGTTGGGTTTACCCGATCTGCCTGGATTCCCTTCGTCGCTCCGGCGATCGCGCTAGTCGGAACATCGAGTGGTTTGATCGCTTACTTTGCTTACCGCTCAGATCAAGAGCGCAAAACTATCGCGCAGCAAGCCGAAGATCAAGAGAAAACCATTGCCTTATTAAAAACTTTTTTAAGCTCGGCTACCCCAACCTATACCTCTAGGGGGGACAGTACTTTGGGTGATACTACACTGATGCCCACCCAAAGTACTAGGCGGAGTGTGACTACTTATGTTCCTACTAGTAGCACCAAGCCCCATGAGGTGACTGAAGCCGATACCCAGACTTTTTTAGATCAACATGCCGCAGATGCAACAGAAAGCCAGGTTAGCGATCGCTCTCGGTTTCTGTTGAGTCGGCGCTACAAAATTGACCGGATTTTGGCATCCGGTGGCTTCAGTTTGACCTATTTAGCTCAAGATACTCAGCGTCCAGGTAATCCTATCTGTGCCGTGAAGCATTTAGTTCCTGCCCGCAGCGACGCTCGGTTTTTGCAGACTGCTAGACGCCTATTCCAAACGGAGGCTGAAATTTTAGAGAAACTGGGAAAGCATGACCAAATTCCTCAGCTTCTGGCCTCTTTTGAAGAAAATGCTGAATTTTATCTAGTAGAAGAGTTTATTGAGGGTCATCCCCTCGCTGAGGAGTTGCCTTCTGGGACGCAACTGAGCGAAGCTCAAGTCGTAGAGTTACTCAAGCGCATCTTAGAAGTCTTGGCGTTTCTGCATGAGCGGCATGTAATTCATCGGGACTTGAAGCCCAGCAACATCATGCGTCGCCAGCTCGATCAACAACTGGTTTTGATTGATTTTGGAGCAGTCAAACAAATGCAGCCCCAGGACTACAGAACTTCAGATGGCAATGCCCCAGACGAAGGATTTACCGTTGCGATCGGCACTCGTGGCTATGCCCCTCCAGAGCAGTTGGCTGGATACCCTGGCCTCAGTAGCGATGTCTATGCGCTAGGGATGATCGCCATCCAAGCCTTGACTGGGCGGATGCCTTACCAACTCTCACCGAATCCTGAGACGGGTACTGTGATTTGGCGGGAGTCGGTCCAAGTCAGTGAGCAATTCGCGGCGATTTTGGATCGCATGGTCTGCTACTACTTCAACGAGCGATATCAATCTGCTGGCGAGGTTTTGCGGGATCTTAAAGCGCTAGAGACTTGA
- the bchI gene encoding magnesium chelatase ATPase subunit I, which translates to MTAQASPNSKSATRRLVFPFTAIVGQEEMKLALLLNVIDPKIGGVMIMGDRGTGKSTTIRALADLLPEIEVVADDPFNSHPTDPELMSDAVKQLVEQQGGVKVAQKKVIMVDLPLGATEDRVCGTIDIEKALSEGVKAFEPGLLAKANRGILYVDEVNLLDDHLVDVLLDSAASGWNTVEREGISIRHPARFVLVGSGNPEEGELRPQLLDRFGMHAEIRTVKEPALRVQIVEQRTEFDQNPQAFLEQYQAQQDELQERLVGAQERLKSVSMDYDLRVNISQVCSELDVDGLRGDIVTNRAAKAIAALEGRTEVTVDDIRRVVTLCLRHRLRKDPLESIDSGYKVAKVFNRVFGLEEVETEAVAATNGTGARAR; encoded by the coding sequence CTGACTGCCCAAGCTAGCCCAAATTCAAAATCAGCTACTCGCCGCCTGGTGTTTCCCTTCACAGCCATTGTGGGTCAGGAGGAAATGAAACTGGCCCTGCTGCTGAACGTCATTGATCCTAAGATTGGCGGCGTCATGATCATGGGCGATCGCGGCACAGGTAAATCCACCACCATTCGTGCCTTGGCTGACCTGCTGCCCGAAATTGAAGTAGTAGCAGATGACCCCTTCAACAGCCACCCCACCGATCCAGAACTGATGAGCGATGCCGTCAAACAACTGGTAGAGCAGCAGGGGGGCGTTAAAGTGGCCCAGAAAAAAGTCATCATGGTTGACTTGCCCCTTGGTGCGACTGAAGACCGAGTTTGCGGCACCATCGACATTGAAAAAGCTCTTTCAGAAGGGGTTAAGGCATTCGAACCTGGCCTTTTAGCCAAGGCCAACCGAGGCATCCTCTATGTGGATGAAGTCAACCTGTTGGATGACCACTTGGTAGACGTACTGCTTGACTCTGCGGCCTCTGGTTGGAACACAGTTGAGCGCGAAGGTATCTCCATTCGGCACCCCGCCCGCTTTGTATTGGTCGGTTCGGGGAACCCAGAAGAAGGCGAACTGCGACCCCAACTGCTCGATCGCTTCGGGATGCACGCCGAGATTCGCACCGTCAAAGAGCCAGCGCTGCGGGTGCAAATCGTAGAGCAACGGACTGAGTTTGACCAAAATCCTCAAGCTTTTCTAGAGCAATATCAGGCCCAGCAGGATGAGCTACAAGAGCGCTTAGTGGGAGCACAAGAACGCCTCAAGTCTGTCAGCATGGACTATGACTTGCGTGTAAACATCTCTCAGGTTTGTTCTGAGTTAGATGTCGATGGACTCCGGGGTGATATTGTGACGAACCGGGCCGCCAAGGCGATCGCTGCCCTGGAAGGCCGCACTGAAGTTACAGTCGATGACATCCGCCGAGTTGTCACCCTCTGCCTCCGCCACCGCCTCCGCAAAGACCCCTTAGAATCGATTGACTCTGGCTACAAAGTGGCAAAAGTATTCAATCGAGTGTTTGGCTTAGAAGAGGTAGAAACTGAAGCGGTAGCTGCGACTAACGGCACTGGCGCTAGAGCCCGCTAA
- the ruvC gene encoding crossover junction endodeoxyribonuclease RuvC: MEKRILGLDPGLAILGFGMILGRDEGNHAPTLLDFGVIQTPAHTAMGDRLCTIHDDLHTLLNQWQPDLVAIEKLFFYRMGNTIAVAQARGVLMLVLAQHKVPCVEFTPAQIKQALTGYGGADKQEVQQAVARELSLDAIPRPDDAADGLAVALTAWFQR, translated from the coding sequence ATGGAAAAACGCATCCTAGGATTAGACCCCGGATTGGCGATCCTAGGATTCGGCATGATTTTGGGTAGGGACGAAGGCAACCATGCTCCTACCCTGCTTGATTTTGGGGTAATTCAAACTCCAGCTCATACAGCAATGGGCGATCGCCTTTGCACCATTCATGATGACTTGCATACCTTACTAAATCAGTGGCAACCTGACCTAGTTGCGATTGAAAAGCTATTTTTTTATCGCATGGGCAACACAATTGCCGTGGCCCAAGCTCGTGGCGTCTTGATGCTGGTATTAGCGCAACACAAAGTCCCCTGTGTGGAATTTACTCCAGCTCAGATTAAACAAGCCTTAACAGGTTACGGTGGAGCCGATAAGCAGGAAGTGCAGCAAGCCGTGGCGCGCGAACTTAGCTTAGATGCTATTCCTAGGCCAGACGACGCTGCTGATGGCCTTGCCGTGGCTTTGACAGCTTGGTTTCAGCGTTAG